ATACCAGCAGCGATCCAACTAAAATAAATAATTTGGCCGGAAAATATGTAGCCCATTACGGAGTGCCTTTTGATTTGCAAGAATTGGCGGGAAGTATTGGATTAGATTTGGAAAATATTACTCATGTAAAATTAATTGATGTGGTGGGATGTATTCAGCCGCAGTATGCGCGTTACGATAAAAACAATAATATTATTAATGATTTATGGTCAACGCCTTTTCCTTCGAGCGGATTTGATTTAGATGCCGTAGGCGTAATACATCAAAAACCGGTTGGACTCAATGAAAATATTGAACAAAACAAAGTAAAAATGTTTTATAATTCATCCGATAAAAATATTGTGCTTAGCTTAAACGAAGTGTTAGCAGGAGAAATTCAGGTAATATCTTTAACCGGTGCAATTTGCAAAAGAGAAGAATTAGATAGTTTAAATCAATCAATTGCCCTTAGCGATTTAAGCGATGGAATTTATCTGTTGAAAATTAACACGGCGAATTTTTCAATTACACGTAAAATTTTGGTGTATTGATTTATTTCACCTTTACAAAATTAAAATCTTCTTGATGGAAAACTTTTTCTGTCATCCCAGCAATTCTTGCGCATAAAAAATCAGGTTGTGGATTTTTGTAAATGATTTGTTGAGGATAATCATGTTCAGGATTTTCAAAATAATATTCTCCGTCTTTTATTTTTGTGAATTTAAAGGGCACAGGTTTCCCTTCATTTTGATCAGCGACAATTGGAATGTAAAATATTTCATCACCTATTTCTTGTAAAGTAATTGATTCTTTAAACAATGTGTCTTGCCCCCTTAACGTAACACTCATTCCTGCATATAACTTATCTGTTTTTTTCTCCCAAATTTCATAAGAGATTAATTTATCATTAACGGATTTCCATTTTCCAATCAACCAACTCATCATTTGAATGTTATTTCTATTCGAATTTTTCTGTTCGGAAATATTATTTTGTTCATTTGTATTATGTTGGTTGCACGAAAACAAAACAAGTACCAAAGTGTATGACATTAACTTTTTCATAACATGAAGGTAGTTATTTATTCTATAAATTTTTTTCGCTAATCTTTCAAAGAATCAATTTTAAGTGAAGTCATCGTTAATGAACCGGCCACGGCCACATCATTAAACAAACTAAGTTCATCTTTTTCTTCTTTTAAAGCCAACACATAAAGCAGGGGAAGAAAATGTTCGGGTGTTGGTATAGCTAAATCAAATGCTTTACCCTGCGATTTAAAGTTGATTAAGGCTTTGTGATTGTGATTTACAATAAACGTTTTCATTTTTTCGTTGGCTTCTTTTGCCCAATCATAAGCATAATTTGAAGTGTTTAGTTTATCCCAGGCTACCATTCCTAAATTGTGTACCATATTGCCGCTTCCAATAATTAATACGCCCTTTTTTCTTAAAAAATCAAGTTGTTTGGCTAAATCATAATGATATTGCGGTGCTTGCTTATAATCTAAACTCATTTGAAAAACCGGAATATTAGCTTCGGGGTACATGGGTTTTATCACCGACCATGCGCCATGATCCAGTCCCCAATTATAATCGAGTTTAATTTCAGACTTGGTAATATATTTTTTAGTTGCTGCAGCCAGTTCCGGATGGCCATTGGCCGGGTATTGTACATCAAAAAGGGCTTGAGGAAATCCGCCAAAATCGTGTATTGTTTTTGGTTTTTCCATAGCGGTAATCAGCGTACCGTTAGTTTCCCAATGCGCCGAAATGCATAAAATGGCTGTTG
This window of the Sphingobacteriaceae bacterium genome carries:
- a CDS encoding T9SS type A sorting domain-containing protein → MKRFFLFLIFPFCIKGQFAPAAGQPGSTAIKKDSSIIVNWANACEITRGYQDISNTGLGLTTVGENTSAIGPADGNQVVSLGDGGQAILNFPQAIRNGPGFDFCVFENSFDPGFLELAFVEVSSDGINYTRFPATCNVQNTLQIGPFDTSSDPTKINNLAGKYVAHYGVPFDLQELAGSIGLDLENITHVKLIDVVGCIQPQYARYDKNNNIINDLWSTPFPSSGFDLDAVGVIHQKPVGLNENIEQNKVKMFYNSSDKNIVLSLNEVLAGEIQVISLTGAICKREELDSLNQSIALSDLSDGIYLLKINTANFSITRKILVY
- the ygiD gene encoding 4,5-DOPA dioxygenase extradiol: MTRLEFIKLLSALPLIGRSQIQQNKKMTSNENKKMPVLFIGHGSPMNAIEDNEFVKGWKKISDDIPTPTAILCISAHWETNGTLITAMEKPKTIHDFGGFPQALFDVQYPANGHPELAAATKKYITKSEIKLDYNWGLDHGAWSVIKPMYPEANIPVFQMSLDYKQAPQYHYDLAKQLDFLRKKGVLIIGSGNMVHNLGMVAWDKLNTSNYAYDWAKEANEKMKTFIVNHNHKALINFKSQGKAFDLAIPTPEHFLPLLYVLALKEEKDELSLFNDVAVAGSLTMTSLKIDSLKD